ATTGGATAGCCAAACTCCGGTATTTCAAGTATTGACAGCTCTGCAGTTCCTCCGAATCTCCCCCCTCGAGCCTGTGAGTGGAGATATATTCCCCATCTTCACGATAGACTTAGCGTACTGCTGAAAGAAAGCCTCGTTGCTGGCAGCAAACTTCCTCACCAGCCCCAACGACACTTTATTACGCGTCCCCAGGACTTCATCCGAATTCAACATCGCCTTGGAGCTGAGTATGTTCTTGAAGTAGTTGTTGTCGAATTTTGCAGGGGTGATGAAGTCCATCACGAACAGATTCTGGTCGCCACCTGACCGGGGGCATCCTGTGCGTAGCCTGGCTGCATAGTTTTGGTCCAGGGTGAAATCGGGCTGCCCGTTGCCTGCTTGGTTGTACAGCCTCTGCCTGAAGCTCGTGCACCTCGAGTTCCCTATGGTGTGGCTACCTGAAAACGACGAAAACCATAAGTACTATCATGCATCACACGGGATAAACATCTTTATTTACTTATGTTAGTACCGGACAGTGCCACAAGATCAACTATGTCTAGGCCGACTCGTGTATACGTGGAGAGGATGGTCTGGAATGTATTGTTCGGGGCAGGAATGTTGTTGTTGGCGCCGCTGAAACTCGCAGTTCTTGAATCCCTTCTCCCCAACTGAACATCCCAGCTAGGCCCACCAGCCTGTTCACATAAACAAATATCGATGTAAAAAGAGAACTGAAATCATTATAGTAGTCTAATAACCATATTTCACTTTAACTGACCAAACAGTATATTTAggccgaaaaaaaaaaggcataatgtttttgttattaCAAGAACAGTGGATTCTCTAGCAGCAAGTGCTATGATGTCAGCGCAAGAAACCGTGTGAGGGCAAGCCTTCTCGAGGGCCGATTTGATCTGATCGAGGACATCAAATCCCCGAGCAGAGTTGTTGTTCGGGACAGCTCCCTTTTCACTGACTATGCCGTTGCCCGAGTCCAAAAGCAGAGATGCATCACATCCCTGAATCTCATTTCACATTGGTCAATATTGGCGAAAGAAACAGAACGGTTATAAAGAGAGAACTGAAACTACTATATAAAGAACCTGGACGAAGCAGTCGTGGAAATGAAGCCTGAGTAGTGAGGCAGCCATACGAGGCTCTCGTGCAACGGCTCTGGAGACAACGGAGTGTACTATTTGATGGGCTTGTGGGCATGACCGGGCGTAGAACTGAGGCGAGAGAGAGCCTCCGTTGCTACTCTGAGAGAAGCAAAGGGTTGCGAAGGCAAGCACGACGATGGAGATGATCAAGTTGATGGACTTGGAAGCCATTGTTTGTTTGTTGCTATTGAGATATTTGGTGTTGAAAGAGTTTGTGTGATCTAAGTATTTATAGAGATTTGGGAGGGAAGTTGGTGGGATtaatttttagtgtttttctaaattttttttgtctatgATGTTGATTGTGGTAAgaattgttttaatattttttttactagaATTAGTATTAGGAATTACATATTGGAATAGCGTATTTACGGCTTGCTTAACGTAGAAAAGATCATACGGTTTCGAAACTTACAAATGTTACAATACTTTTTTATCTTGGAATTCAGAtagttaatttattgtaaatttttgGACACGAGGATTACTTTTTTTTGAGTGATTGCAAATTCTTCTATAAACtgtataagtattatttttcattttacttctctagattttttttgtaaagaTGACACTTCTTTAAAGTAAAGTGTTCACACTGTATTTATGTGAAACACTACAATCTTGTTTAAGAATTGAAGATGTCAAAAAAGTCGTGTAATAAAGGTATATGAAGTTAAACAAATTGAATTTCGAGATCGTAACTCTAAACAAGTAAAAGTTAAAtacatatgataaaaaaagttcacactagattaaaaaaaaaaaatcaagaaaacaaCTTTCATAAAGAGGAAACCGTGTACAAAAATAGTGTCTCCTTCATACATATTCCCTACCAACTAACAAGTCGGATCCTCAATCGAAGTATCGAGTAACATATGTATTCACATAATTACATCGATTGCTACATatcaagaaaatccaaaagtCGATCAAATATCataatgaaaaattttaattattcctTTTATACATGCGAATTTTTCCTGAACTCTcatacacaatttaatttttccacTATCCACGAATAATAATCATGTTTTTCCATTCTAATCCATCAtaaaaattagtctattttcatttttagaaagtttaTCTCTATAAAATGGGACTTTTGCTCATATAAATGCTCATTTTTGTCCCAGTCATTTTTGGCGTTTCTCTAAAATTATCCCCCCGTTCAGGTGATTACAATTTAGTACCCATCATTTCATCGGTAGGAATAATTGTACTGCAAAAAAATTTTAGCAATTGGAATATCGATGTGGCAGCCAGTACTATATGTTGATTTGAGTAATCAATGTGTAATTATGGGTAATCAATGTGTAACTTGAGTAATCGAAGTGTAATTTTGGTTGTCATGTCAATATTCCGATTGTTAAGAATTTTTTTGCATGACATTTTATTCCAACACAAAAGCGATAAGTATTAAACAGTAATTACTTAAACGGTGAGATAATTTTGGATAACAGCCTCAAACGATGGACAAAGTCAACACTTCacctctttttttctttttatctctataGTACTTTACTAATTGTACATTAAACTCGTATCATCCCGTATCAAGACCATTGGTATTGGAaggagagtattattttcaattttcttcataCAGAGATGAATTCAACTATTACAGAGGGAGGAAACAATCTaactttcttttgtttctttgtaaGAAGAATGTATAGTGTTATTACAGAGGGAGGAAACAATCTaacttatttttgtttctttgtaaCAAGAATGTATAGTGTGCCTGAATTTATACACGCCTAATTgtcactttatttcttttttaacataATGTCATCTCAAATCTTGTATGTATggatgaaatttaatttacattaggtaaaaaagtttgaaataaaaacagaGAGAAACAGACAAAGAATCCAAACAAGCCAATTAGGGCTTGGCTGAAATCATAAGGTGCCTAATAactcaattttggaaattagtCTGTTAATTGTATAATTAGGTTAGCAATCCATACTCAAAAGTGGTCGACTGTTTAACAATCAAGGTTTCATTGACCTAACAGCTTATAACAATCAACAAACACACCTAATTTTTGGCATTTTGTGTCTCTCATTGAGTAATGATTAGCATGCATGCTACACGATCAAAGTTTAGGGAATTACTTAGTAATGTATATAGTGCATAACATGTTCAAGTTTTTATTGGAAACACAAAGGAATCACTTCTAATATTAGAATCCGAGTCCAAAGTTGGGTGAAAATTAACCTAGATTAAATGGGAAACAAACCTTTTcattaacaaatgaaatttcgagacatttaatttactactccctccatccccaaagaatatgcactttgaatttgacacgagttttaatgcaaaattgataaagtaagaaagatatagaaaaaaataataattaaagtattgttaatggagaatggatcccacctcattagagagaaaaaaatttctaaaattagaaagtacatattcttgttggatggactaaaaaggaaatagtgcatattcttgtgggattgagggagtatcatttattgatttgaattccTTAGATCCTACTCCCGCTCTCTCACTATATCCCTCTCACAGCTTGTTGTCGACGACACCGCTGTAACTTATCTGGTGTCGATGTTGCTATGtccaaaaatgtaattttacaTTCACTCACTCATCCTctaactttttctatatttcttcatctctctcacAATTCCTTATCGTCGATGCTGTAGTTGTTAAACTGTGACGGAGCCAAAAAACTTCTTTTTAGGTTTCAGTTCAAGCGTCAAAATCCCAACTTCACCATTATCGTGTTTCATGCTTACACGTAGTTGTAACACGGAGCACGAAATTAACATGTTCTTGGGTTTTTAGCGTCAAAATCCTGACTTCGCCattactatatactccctccgtcccagattaggagtcacttattgttatggctcaaattttaagaaagagttgaagtgtgtaataaatgaagtgagatggtggaatgtttaataaatgaagtgagatagtggagtgtgtaataaatgaagtgagttggttgaaagtgggtcccttttgacttttttatttttgttttggtttattttaatgtagataatgacattttgaagtaattttgatgaacaatggggtaaaattgtatgaccaaatatgaaaaattctaaatgtgacttttaaactgggacggactttGACGGCAAAAAatgactcttaatctgggacggagggagtatttttcatGCTTACATGATTACGTTaacttaatttatactccctccgccccgcgataagagtcacattttgtcattttggttcgtcccataataagagccacacttcatttttaccataaatagtatgtaggtctcatatttcactaatacgcttcactcacattttgttataaaatcaatataaaaaagtggattctgtattccactaacttttccaactcaTTGTCTTATAACTCGTacccacaataagagtgactcctattgtgggacggagggagtaataactATAGTGCAATAAACTTGAAAACAATTACTATTAAACAATTTAGATCTTCAATAATTTGGTTGATCTCGTCAaatctaaattatttacttCTAGGTTATACCACGagcaatttaattaatatttgattaatatcgcccaaatttaaatgtttgcTTAGTTATAGACTTCCAGTTGTATTAATCGGACCAACCCACTCTAAATAACCTTCGTTTAGACCTGTCTTGAAACACATGCCTGACCCAAGCCCACTTCAGGCTCGGCTGAAAATTAGGagtatatttattcatggttgtaatttatacttttattaatcatatttatctTCTATAATAAAACTATGTACTTCGTAACTTGAGAACAAATTTGATTCTAttctatatgaaaatatttacttttatagtTAAAGTTTGTAgctttcttgtttttatttttaaaatattagtaagcCTATTTCCTTAACCAGGATTAATAGTTTATACtaatgataatatttgttttatatgaaTTCAACGCAAAtgggttatttttgtttatatattgaatttaaatacaataaaaatataaatgaaataaagttaaGTATTTTTTCTAATACCACAGCGACTTACTCGCAAGCTTGGACTAGACTGGGCTGGGCCTACCTTGTGGTGTACTCGAGCTGAAGTGAATctaaataataggagtattacttaatcataattaagactaattaaaCCATATCTGGATTGATAATTTCTTcattaatttacaataaatactactctcCATTGAAATATGACCTACTTTTTTGTTtatctcaattaaaataattcattactaaaaatggaaacacctttatatctactttattctccctcttactttactctcaccacttaacacacaaaataaatttacataaattctCGTGCCGCCCTGGGACGGAGTGAATACTATAttcatacataaaaaaaattagtcatttttttagttacatCTTTGTGTGATGTCACTccaaaatgacacatttttaaaaattaaaacactaCTCTTTCTACTTCATGttctcttctatttttattttctatatttaacaaacgaaacaacactgcataaaatctcgtcaaaaaaatatttaactttgACTTGGACAAAAATAGTGGTATATATTATTCCAAACATCAACCTTCTATAACCATACACCACTGTAGTATAGAGTTTATAGTTCTCAAGCATCAGCTATAAGAAATATGCTATAGCAATGACTGGACATACATTctcaaaccaaaaaattaatcaatccaCAACAAATTACACGTCATGAACTTATTTTTCTCATGAAAATATCTTCAATTAATCACTCAATGGATCTTCAACACAACCTTCAAAGCCAACAACATGAGAGCAGAGTTTGATTCCTCTTTTGCTGTCCTCCGTCGTTACTTCGCCTGCTTGATCACCTTCTTCTGCACGAAGAATGTTTTCCCGAAACCTCAATACATTGCACTGGCATAGGCAGCTTCGGGGTGGTAATAGAGCATCTCTCTCAACATCATCTCCCTTATAACTGGTTCCCCGATAGTCTCATCTATATCGACATTGATCTTGTACTGGGCCGGAGGGTTGCAGCTCGGATCGTACAAACCTGCAATGTAAGGGTGGGAGAGAGCCTCAGCAACACTAATTCTTTTGGTAGGATCAAATACAAGCATCCTCTCCAACAAATCTATTGCCAAAGTGTCTGCGTGCGGATATAAAGAAGAGAAGTTCACTCTTCCGGGAAAGTTGAGCGACTGCACATACGCCCTTGCCTTTGCATTGTCTATAAACTCGAGATCAGCTTCAGGTTGGCTGCCAAGAACACTGATGATAAGCCTGAGTTGACTGAGGCTGTCGGTTCCCGGAAAGATTGGTTTGCGGCCAAGAATTTCTGCCAAGATGCATCCCACGGACCAGATGTCAATGGAGGTTCCGTAATTGTCACAAGAAAGGAGCAGCTCTGGTGCACGGTACCATCTCGTGACAACATATTCAGTCATGAATTGCCCGTTGTCTCTGCTTGTACGTGCAAGTccaaaatcacatattttgaGCTGGCAGTCTGCGTTGACGAGGAGGTTCCCTGGTTTCAGGTCCCGGTGAAGAATGTTCGCAGAATGTAGATATTTTAACCCTCTAAGCAGCTGCAGTCAAATCATATCGGTGTATGTAAGTAAGCATTGTTGCATCCATACATAAATGTAACTAGATATGCTTTATTTGGAAAAGAAAACTGTGAAAAACAAAGACAAATCCAACGAAAACACATTCATTAGAAAATCTACTTCTTCGTCTAGTCAATGCACGAAGAGCACGTTTGCAACTCAATTTATACACTCCACACACACAATCTAGTATTTTGCAGCTCATGATTCATCAATCATGTATGAAAGAATCGAAACAGCTTATGCATCATCGATTATCACATACAAACACAAAGCTCTTTTGCATCAGTCACAACCACAACTCAATAGATATGCACAAATCATAATATCCTTGAAAACTCATTGTTATTGAAACGAATACGAATGCTAACAGCAGAGAAGAACAGAGCAGCCAATCACCTGAAAGACGAAGTACTTGCAATGGTCATTTGACAAAGGCTGAGGCGACTTAATGATCTGATGAAGATCAGAGTCCATCAGCTCGTAAACCAGATAAACATCCTTAAAACCCCTCCAGTTGCTCGGCATCATCACATCCTTGAGGGCGATCACGTTCTCGTGCTTGATGCAGCGCAGCAGCATCAGCTCCCGCAGAGTCCTCAGCGCGTCCACGCGATTCCCAAACACATTGTTGATCTTCTTGATCGCCACCCTCTCGTTCGTCTCCCTGTTTATCGAGGAACAAACCACCCCATACGCCCCCCTCCCGATGCCCTTGATGGGAACGTATTTCGTGTCAATTTCGAACAACGTATGCCACATTGTGAAGTAATGCTTCCCCATCGGCCTAAATCCATTTGGGGGCTCCACCGGAGTCGCCATTTCACTACACATATCATCAATCCCCAATTACACAGATAAACCCTAAATCCCTAATTCATCACAAttcaattcacaaattcatacgaattactacaattaaattgaaaagggCATAACTTTAGAAAGGGGATTACAATAAAACATACCTATGCTTGGAATCTAAGCTTTCCTTTCCCTTCAATCTTCCACCTTTATCATTTCCAATTGAGGAGTAAAGCGAAAGCTTGGAAATTCCGCCGCAACTCCACGGATTAAACAGGAATCCAAAGCTAATTTATCCTAAATTAAAGCCTCTTCACCGATTGTAGGCGACCAAACAGAATTAgcgaataaagtaataaaattgatcATGGGTGTAGAGGGGTTTAGAAGGGACAAAGGGGAGGATATAATTGAGCGTGGTGGATGACGATCTTCTTCGCCACAAGGCACAAGCATGACAGCTACGACTCTTAGAATGTGAGAATTGTGGAGAATTAGGCAATTTGAGTTTCCGAAATTAGCTGGGATGAAtagataaatagaaaaggaagtTTCTTGTTTGGGAGATTCGAGTGAAATGGAAGTGTTCTTGGCGTGATTGTTTCAACTTTGAAAGAGGTGAAATTTGGCACTTCCCACGTGGATAGTTTTCACATGCAGGCCGGCGGCTTTGCGATTTCCGGTCGCTGTTTTGCCAATTtaattcctttttatttttaagatataatattaaatggtTTCTTTGACTATAGAACAAGTTTCCATATTTGACCGTTGCAGATTTTCACTTAGTTATAAATTCTACTGTATTAATTTTGTacgtattaaaatttattcataactaacattttttttaatgaaaaaatactACTCACTTCGTTCCTAAAAAATATGCACGTTGGGCTTGGCATGAGTTTttcaatgtaaaattggtaaaataagagagatagagaaagaaaaggtaattaaagtattattagtgcgGAGTGAGTCACCTCATTATAGAAAaaagagtttttaaaattagaaagtgcatattctcgTGGGAtggattaagaaaatattgcatttttttgttggatggagagagtataatatatactaagaggaaaaacaaaaaataattactccatattttagataaattaagttataaactaattttaatcttCGTAATTCTAAATTGATTAATGTGAAAATCACCTCTATATGTTAATTATCAAGCTAGAGAAAACATGTTCCACTAAAAAGACTAAAATgagtttatatttcttttttttgataGGGGCGACTCGAATTATATCCAAATCGTGCTAGTTTTAAATACTTTATTGGAATAGTACCAACTTTAAAACAAATCACTCCGGCCAAAGAAAAGAATATCTaagttattattttacttcttCTTTGGTTATAGTTGTTGAACTTCTGAATAATTGGACCTCCATAGTTGGTCAAGAGGTGTCACTTCTTTTCTATTTCCTCTGTCACAATTGATGAAGGTTTGTGGAAAGAATTTACCTCACGGCTCGTCCCATTAAAAACGGAAGAAAgacttttattttgtctagTTTTGGTAGTTACAAACAAATTAGGATATCATTTAATTGGCACGTGTTAAGCCTAATTTCCACCATAATATAAAGTGTTAGTCAAGCAACAATCTTATTTATTGTGGTGATTAAGCTGTTTAGCTACATAAACTCATTGACCAAAatagatgagagagaaaccatcaactaaaataaatgttgACTGCATCTCGTCACCCTAGTTTATTGATTAGGGCGATATATATATCCacacttaatatttttttcttaaaaaccAAGCAGTTTCCTAAATAAGTTTAggtagtataaataattttctaatattgaaattatgttttgtttaaGAGCTACAGTTAGTAAAAGTCATTATATCTACTATCACCACTCTGAAGGATAGTATATCCCAAATTTTGATCATacttttttgagttttttgaactttaactataaatatataataactCTAAAATGAAACCAAAAGTGCTttaaaatcacataaaaattaattattattaattttatgaaggtccataataaaaaaaattttaccTTCGTGAATCATGATGATTCGAACCTTCAATCTATTGGATAGAGAAAAAGCGTCCAATTAATTTGTGTCCCGTCGTTAATACTTATTCATCATTTGTGAAAcgataaattatactactcctcGTCCTCACGTCTACTCATATTGTCAATTTCTTGAAAGACatttgagattttatattaaaCTAGTGAATATAGTAaactattaaaaaagaaaaaaaacaattgcattatttattaaagaaaaaaatgtaagtttaatttattcttaaaagAGAAAGTGACCATTTTAGTTGAGAcgaaatctttaaaaaaattatcaatttgaaCAGAACTaaatgagtaataaaatattgttaatcgTTATATATACTCCTCAAACCTTAACCGGGTAGTGCGATTAACATGTAAGTAATCAATAATCCAAGATGTCGAATCAGTACGATTGATAACCAATTAATAATACCAATTAATTAGGCTTACTTAAAAATTGGGATTCtctcatatatttatatatccaCAATCCGATCGCGTATGTAATTGCcgaaaaataaatgtgaaacATACATTTGTCAAGGTTATATTCAACCGGTTTCCTCTTACTGATAATATgtctatattaatataatcaaaatagcAATAATGTCAGAGTCATGACATGTACACTTATATGGTTGGCCAAGTCTACCTAAACGATAGGAAGAGACCCTATACATGATTCCATTTAAcgaatttattatatttggaGATTTAtgtgcaataaaataaatcgtTGAATATGGTTTTATATTAGTGCATCCAACAAGGATCCCACTGCCTACCTACCCCTCCTATAACTCTAGGGCTGCctttataaattagaaacaccaaaaaaatataatttactactatttattagtattatttaaatagcaAGCATATGATTGGAGGCATCTACATTAAATTTGCCAATGCTATCTTTGTATCTGATTTCGATTATGTTATACAGTACTCCTTAGAATGTGAAAGAAATGGAATATGACAATATTCGAAGAATAAGGCTTGTCCACTTTCTTCCCTAGCATGCAAAGAATTATTTccacttcattttctttggTAGAATTAGTATACTAAttactttctcttcttctcgaatttttttgaaagagtCAGAAAGATTTTTGACCTGtagaaaaaagtagaagatGGTAATCATTTTCTACCATTTTAGACTATTTGGgcatattatatactccatatgtttAGTGTTGAAAAGTACGATTATCTTTGTTATGTTACATTAAATTTTGGActtaagtagtactactagattttaattattaaatatattggaCTATTGCTCTCGAGTTGTCGGGCTAACGTGTATATCAATTGGGTCGGCGAGACCAAGCCATTGCCCAATCGGCCCAGCCCATTTTCTTATTTcggattataaaattaatttcttatcgGAGCTAATATATGCTGTATTCACATCTCTACACGTTTATATATGCTGAATAATTAGAATATTGTGGCcttataatattgaaaaatgtatATGACATGCAGCAGAGAGGTTCATTTGATATTCCAATACCTATACCTTGCTAGTTCATTTGGTAGAGGCTATGCGtaatatattgataataattgagaaaaaaagaaaaactaattaaaatgaataaaatttcatttaattctcCTCTTCCTCTCACACACATTATTAGCCGTAATTTTCACTCTTCTATTCGTATCTCTGTAATTTATTCTGAGCTCCTCCCCACCCTCTGAATTAAGGTTaataaagattttaaattacCTCGTTtgaactttttaaatattttagatcGGCTTAAGTTACTATATgtctttcaaaatttgaatgacAATCATctgaattgaaatataaattccCACTCTATTTAGTTTGCGGTCAAAGGAGATTAATTACAACATCAAATTGCTAATAACAAATATTAAGGAAATCCCTATTAAGGATAGAAGGTGACAACATTTTGACATCATGCTtgcatgtgtatatatataaatggctgtagggatcagattatggtcggattcactaattaccaagacctctttgttcttgtacaagaGAGCTCAGCCAAACTCTCACCCACGCGGCTGATAAGTTTACAGATTATAAAGGAGAATCCCTCACAACTATTACAATTACAGTAACTAGTTCTAGCTAGGGTTCTTGAGTAATCTTGACATCTTGATACATCTACACACTCAAGAAGATTGTTAGTATAACAACACAAGATCCTTGTGGATCTAAACAACAATCAACACGGTATAACAAAGAGACAACTGAATAGATCACATAATATGGCTCAGAGCCCGCCACATAGCCCAGATCTATTCAACTAGAGCCAAATCCAAGGGAGCACCGATGAATTGACTGGAGATTACCCTCAAACCGTCAATACCTTCACCACATCACCCTTATACACCGGATTAGGTCACTGAAACCCCTTAGATCAGAAACCCTCGTTCTCACACCACAAGCAACCGAAGCAGTTGCCTTCCTACCACTCAACACTTGGATATTCACACAAGAATAGTGAGTAACCCCAAAGAATTAACCAGAGAAGCAATTGGAGAAGTAGAGAGAAATCAGAGAgtagtgagagagagaagagtaTCGAATGAATGAGAAAACCAACCGGCTCACACATCTCATAACCACACATCTCACAAACCCTCCATCCAACGGTCAGGAGACACCATCCGAGTGAGAGGGACACATGGCAGCAATCCAGCTGCTCTCACTTAAGAGATTGGGCTTCTGGGCTTGGCCAAAGGAAAAAACAACAGCCCAGACAGAAATAAAACAAGCCCAATGAATAATAGGCCACAATTAATTCAACATGCTCCACCTTGGACTCTTATTCTAGGAAACCAATCATAGGCTAAAGGCTTAGGCATTTTCATCATAGCCCACAAGGTTAAATCCTGACACCAGAGAGAATTAATGCTCATTAGTCAAGGAAATAACCAAAGCATTGCCTAACAAGATCACAAGAAGATCACCAGAGGTAAATCAACTAATCTTGTAGGTCTTTCATGCCTAGTGATCTCAAAGAGCCAAGGCTCACAGAGTCACCTAGGACTTACCCCCGGGACATGCACATGCTAACCACAATCAAAATGCAAAATCCTAATGCAAGTGAGCAATTTATCGACAGGCAAGCATTTAGTCCCCATATCAGCATGGTTTTTGTCAGTGTGCaccttttgaagaaaaatttcACCTTTTTCAACAATATCTCTAATGTAATGAAATCTCACATCAATATGTTTTGTCCTATCATGAAAAACAGGGTTTTTACACAACTGAATAGCAGATTGAGAATCAGAAAACACAGTAGGAGTTTCATTCACAAACTTAAGTTCAGAGAGAACTCCCTTTAACCAAACAGCTTCTTTCATTGCCTCAGTGATAGCAATATATTCTGACTCAGTAGTGGACAAGGCCACAATATGCTGCAGCTGTGATTTCCAACTAACACATGACCTGCAAACAGTAAACACATAGGAGGTAGTTGACTTCCTCTTATCTCTGTCATTAGCATAGTTGGAATCCACAAAACCAGTTAGTAAAACA
The genomic region above belongs to Salvia hispanica cultivar TCC Black 2014 chromosome 3, UniMelb_Shisp_WGS_1.0, whole genome shotgun sequence and contains:
- the LOC125213803 gene encoding peroxidase 72-like, whose product is MASKSINLIISIVVLAFATLCFSQSSNGGSLSPQFYARSCPQAHQIVHSVVSRAVAREPRMAASLLRLHFHDCFVQGCDASLLLDSGNGIVSEKGAVPNNNSARGFDVLDQIKSALEKACPHTVSCADIIALAARESTVLAGGPSWDVQLGRRDSRTASFSGANNNIPAPNNTFQTILSTYTRVGLDIVDLVALSGSHTIGNSRCTSFRQRLYNQAGNGQPDFTLDQNYAARLRTGCPRSGGDQNLFVMDFITPAKFDNNYFKNILSSKAMLNSDEVLGTRNKVSLGLVRKFAASNEAFFQQYAKSIVKMGNISPLTGSRGEIRRNCRAVNT
- the LOC125213802 gene encoding mitogen-activated protein kinase 7-like isoform X1, yielding MCSEMATPVEPPNGFRPMGKHYFTMWHTLFEIDTKYVPIKGIGRGAYGVVCSSINRETNERVAIKKINNVFGNRVDALRTLRELMLLRCIKHENVIALKDVMMPSNWRGFKDVYLVYELMDSDLHQIIKSPQPLSNDHCKYFVFQLLRGLKYLHSANILHRDLKPGNLLVNADCQLKICDFGLARTSRDNGQFMTEYVVTRWYRAPELLLSCDNYGTSIDIWSVGCILAEILGRKPIFPGTDSLSQLRLIISVLGSQPEADLEFIDNAKARAYVQSLNFPGRVNFSSLYPHADTLAIDLLERMLVFDPTKRISVAEALSHPYIAGLYDPSCNPPAQYKINVDIDETIGEPVIREMMLREMLYYHPEAAYASAMY
- the LOC125213802 gene encoding mitogen-activated protein kinase 7-like isoform X2 translates to MATPVEPPNGFRPMGKHYFTMWHTLFEIDTKYVPIKGIGRGAYGVVCSSINRETNERVAIKKINNVFGNRVDALRTLRELMLLRCIKHENVIALKDVMMPSNWRGFKDVYLVYELMDSDLHQIIKSPQPLSNDHCKYFVFQLLRGLKYLHSANILHRDLKPGNLLVNADCQLKICDFGLARTSRDNGQFMTEYVVTRWYRAPELLLSCDNYGTSIDIWSVGCILAEILGRKPIFPGTDSLSQLRLIISVLGSQPEADLEFIDNAKARAYVQSLNFPGRVNFSSLYPHADTLAIDLLERMLVFDPTKRISVAEALSHPYIAGLYDPSCNPPAQYKINVDIDETIGEPVIREMMLREMLYYHPEAAYASAMY
- the LOC125213802 gene encoding mitogen-activated protein kinase 2-like isoform X3, giving the protein MCSEMATPVEPPNGFRPMGKHYFTMWHTLFEIDTKYVPIKGIGRGAYGVVCSSINRETNERVAIKKINNVFGNRVDALRTLRELMLLRCIKHENVIALKDVMMPSNWRGFKDVYLVYELMDSDLHQIIKSPQPLSNDHCKYFVFQLLRGLKYLHSANILHRDLKPGNLLVNADCQLKICDFGLARTSRDNGQFMTEYVVTRWYRAPELLLSCDNYGTSIDIWSVGCILAEILGRKPIFPGTDSLSQLRLIISVLGSQPEADLEFIDNAKVCTIRAATLRPSTRSMSI